The region ACCCTCGACACCGACGATGGCCTCCCAAGCCCTCTGCGTGCCCAGCACATCGCGGTCGCGCTCATGGCGCACTGGTTCCGTTCACCTGACGCCATCGACCGCTGCTATGATCGCCGCATCGCGGAGCGTCGCTGCCGAAGTATCGATACAGCGCAGGCTGAACCGGAGCGCCGAAGATGAGCGCGCGACGCACGCGTCAGGTCGAGACCGATGTTCTCATCATCGGGGGCGGCATCTCCGCGGCGATGGTCGCCGAGAAACTCACCGCGAACACGGATGACAACGTCCTGATCGTCGAGGCTGGCCAGCACTCGACCCCGACGGACCAGCGCGCCCGCGCTCGCCAGCGGTACATCGATTACGGCGAGAATCCGTGGCACAACGACCACATCGACGACCAACACCCGATGGGAATCATGTCCCGGTCTATGGCGGTCGGGGGCCAGGCGCTCCACTGGGGCGGCACGGTGCCGCGCTACAGCCCGGAAGACTTCCAGCTGCAGTCGACGTTCGGTGTGCACGAGGACTGGCCAATCACGTACGACGACCTCGACCCGTACTACCAAGAGGCCGAAGAACGCATGGGGGTGTCGGGCATGCAGGGCCCGAGTGCACTCGATCCGCGTGGGGCACCCTACCCCATGCGGCACGTACCGCTGACCTGGACGCTGGAACGGCTTCAGGAATGGATCGAGGGCGCCGATATCCCGATCTGGGCGAATCCGGTCGCGAAGAACACCGAGCCGTACAACGGACGGAACGTCTGCGCACGCTGCGACACGTGTAACATCTGCCCAACGGGCGCGAAGTACTCGCCGGACTTCACCTTCGCACAACTCTTGGCCGCGGAGCGCATTCGGCTTCAGACAGGCACGCTCATTCGGCGCCTCGAGCTCGAAGCCGGCTCGGATCGCATTCTCGCAGCCATTGGACGGAGCTACGACGATCCGGACACAGACATCGTGTACCGGGCTCGCAAGTTCGTACTGGCGGGCGGGTATACGTGGTCGCCACATCTCCTCATGTTGTCTGCCAACGATCGATTCCCGGACGGGCTCGCTAATTCATCCGGTACCCTGGGTCGCTACATGACGGGCCACCGCGCAGTGAGCGCGACGGTCGAGCTGCCCATGCGGCTCCTGCCGGGCATGTACTACGGTCACAGCCTGATCTCGAAGTACTTCCAACGCCCTCAGCTTCCCGGCGGGCCGGGGCTCTCTAATGGGCGCTACGTGCGCAGTGACTTCCGGGTCTGGGAGTCCGCAACGGGACGGGGGCCACGCATGCGAGGGTCCGACGGCCAACTGATGTTGGGCGACGAGGTCATGGCGGACTGGCGGTCGCGGACAGCCACGGGCACCGCCCGGCTCCGTTCCTACTACGACGTGATCCCGGACCGCTCGAGTCGTATCGTTCTGGACTCGTCTCGGAAGAACCGATTCGGTGACCCGATGCCCAATCTGGAATTCGTGGACGCGCCTGTGTCTCGTGACCTACGGGCGCACACCGAGGACCGGCTGAGTGAGAACTTCGAGCGCGTAGCGCGGGCTGGTGGCGGACGGGTTCTGCGGACCTCCGTCGACTCGACTCAGGACCACCCGGCAGGAGGTTGCCGCATGGGCGACGACCCCGGCACGAGCGTCGTCGATTCATGGGGCCGCGCACACGATCACGAAAACCTCTTCGTGGTTGGTGCACCGACGCACGTGTCCGGTGGATGTAACAACGGCACGCTGACGTTCTCGGCTCTGTCGCTGCGGGCGGCTGAGGAGATCGGGCGGGGGTGAGGACTCGACGCAGCGCGCGCCATGTGGCACATACATCCACATTTAACATCTTTATGTACACAGGCGTCAAAGGTCCGGAAGGGGAGGTGCGAACCCCACATCAAGAGAAAGGCGAGAAAATGCGAATGAGACGATCCGGCTTCACCCCAGTCGGGATGGCCCTGGCCGCCGTAGTGGCGATCAGTGCATGCGACAGTATGACCGGAATCGAGTCGATTGATGATCCGGTACTGCGCGACATGGCCCTCGTTGCGGCTGACGCTGCGCTCGAGGACGTGAACACCTGGGCTCAACCGTTCGGCTTCGGGGCACCCGGTGCCGAGATGGGACGCGCGATGGGAGGACCCGGAAAGGCGGTGGGTCGAGCCGGTGGCCGCCGTGGATTGGGCCATGCAGGCTCGGGAACCGTCGAGAGGACCTTCTACGATGCGGTCGGTAACGAACAAGCCGAATTGGACGACCTCACGACCGAACGAATCGAGGTCGTGACCGAGGTAGGCGGTGATGTCAGTCGCGAGAACTGGGCCGCCTCGGTCTACCGAGTGCGAACCATGACGCTCACTGGGCTGGAAGGTGAGGAAACCCACCGTACGGTGAACGGGACAGGCGAGAGCAAGATCAGTCGCAGCCGGCACACCGACGAGGGTAACCGTTCGTACGAGATGACCGGCTCGATCACCTACAACGACGTGGTGGTGCCCATTCCGGGCTCCGACCCGCGTTACCCGATTTCTGGCACGATCACTCATGCTATGGAGTCGACGCGGACGGATGCAGACGGCACGGAGACGAAGTCGATGACCATGACGATCACGTTCGATGGTGACGAAACAGCTAGCGCTGTTGTGAACGGTGAGTCGGTGGAGATCGATCTAACGACTCGCGAGGGGCGTCACCCTTTCCGGGGAAGAGGGGGTAAGTCGGGCGGCTGATCGCCGACTGATTCTCGGTCTTCATGAGGGGCGGTGGGCTTCGGCCTGCCGCCCCTTTTGTTTCGCCCCTCTCCCGCCCAGAGAAGCTACTTGTCGCCTACCTCGTATTCACGGCAGACCCTGTCCACGACCAGGAGTAGCACGATCAGCGATCGTAGATACTCCGATGAGGAGTTCGCCCTCGTTGTAAGGAAGGCGAGCGAACTTCAGCAGCCCGGCAAAGAGGGGACTGGTGGGCTCACGCTCGCCGATATGAAATCGGTGGGCCAAGACGTGGGTATTGATGCCGAGCTCATTGAACGGGCGGCCTCTCTCGTGCCGCAAGCGGCCGCCGACTCTGGCATCGCAGGCTCTTGGGTGGACCGATCAGGCACCTCCGCGCACGAGGACCGACCACCCCTCTCTGATCTGTTCGCCATCGAACACGCGGTCGGGGGTCAGCAGCACAGACTCCTGTGCCGAGGCTGATCCAAGCGAGACAAATACGATAAAGACAGCAGCAAACAGGCTACACATGGAGTGTCCTCAGCTTCATAAAAGTGGGCGTAACACGAATCTTGGACCGGGAACCACCATCGAGCCAGCGGGCTTGCCGAATGAGGAGTCGACCCTCAGGCTAGGGTTCGTTTTTCGGCTCCCTCCCACCCGCCGGCCATCGATTCGAGTCCAGCTTCACCCCCCGACTCAATACACGACCGCTATGGACGAGGAAACACAGAACCCACCGGTACAGCCGCGCCGAACCTTCTTGGCGGGCATGAGTGCCGTCTTCGTCGGGACCGTTGCCGCGCTCGTGCCGGTCTTGTCAGGTGCCACGTCTCTCCTGGACCCTCTCCGACGCAAACGGAATGAGGCGGGAATGAGTCGGGTGACCACACTGGCCGTACTCCCCAACGACGGCACACCGAAGAAATTCACGATCACCGCGGACCTCACCGACGCGTGGACGATCCACCGCGACGCACCCATCGGGGCGGTCTATCTGCGAAAGGTCGGAGAGGACGTACACGCTCTGAACGTCGTCTGTCCGCACGCAGGCTGCTTCGTGGGGATCGCGAAGGACCGGCCCGGTTTCACGTGCCCCTGTCACAAGAGTTCGTTCGACTTGGCCGGAGTCATCGACGACCCGGCGAGTCCCAGTCCCAGAGATATGGACTCGCTGCAGGTCGAAGTGCGAAATGGTGACGAGATATGGGTCCGCTTCCAGAGCTTTCAGGCGGGCCATACCGTAAAGACCCCGGTGCAATGAGAGCACTCCTCGACTGGTTCGACGATCGCACCGGAGCCAGAACGCTCCTTCGTGCGGTGCTTTTCGAGCGGATCCCAGGTGGTGCCCGTTGGCGGTATGTGTGGGGCAGCACTCTGACGTTTGCCATCGTCGTCCAATTCGTTACCGGCCTCGTGCTTTGGGCGAGCTACAGCGCTAACGCTCAAGGCGCCTGGGAGAGCGTCTACTTCATTCAGCACCAGATGCTTGGCGGTTGGGTCCTCCGGGGCATCCACCACTACATGGCCCAGGCCACGATCATCCTGCTTGTCGTCCATCTCATGCAGGTCGTGATCGACGGCGCCTACCGAGCTCCGCGCGAGGTGAATTTCTGGTTCGGGCTCGGGCTCCTGCTCGTGGTCCTGGGATTGTCACTCACCGGCTACCTCCTGCCTTGGGACCAGAAGGGGTATTGGGCGACCAAGGTCGCCACCAACATCGCTGCCATGACTCCGGTCGTGGGAGAGAGCCTGCAACGCCTGTTGATTGGGGGCGTCGACTATGGGCATCTAACCCTCACTCGATTCTTCGCGCTGCACGCAGGTGTCCTACCGGGCCTCTTGGTCCTCATGATCGTCGGCCACGTCTACCTCTTTCGCCGACACGGCGTGACCACGGCCAATACCAAAGATGCTCCGGACGGCATGTTTTGGCCGGAGCAGGTCCTCCGTGACGGAGTGGCCTCTCTCGCCGTGATGCTGGCGGTGCTCGCCGTCGTGTGGGCAACCGGCGGCGCCGATCTGGGAGCCCCGGCCGACCCAACCGAACCATACGCTGCCGCCAGACCTGAGTGGTACTTCCTCTTTCTTTTCCAATGGCTGAAGTACTTCCCTGCAGGACTCGAAGTGGTGGGTGCACACCTCGTTCCAGGCCTCGTGTTCACCGTCCTCGCAGCGATGCCGATCATCGCCCGATGGCGATGGGGGCACCGGTTCAATCTGGCAACGCTCGCAGCTTTGCTGGTTACGATGGCGGGGCTGACACGCCTCGCAATGATCCAGGACGGCGCAGACCCTGAGTACGCGGCGGCGACCGCCGAGTCACACGCCCAGGCAGAGCGTATGGACATCTTGGTCACGGCCCAGCACGGGATCCCGGCGGCAGGAGGGTTGGCCCTGCTCCGCGCCGACCCACTCACCCAAGGTCCCCGGATCTTCTCCACACACTGCTCTGGATGTCATAGGGTGGATGGCCTCGATGGATTGGGAGGCACACCAACCGACACGCAGTCCGCCCCGGACCTGGCGGGCTTCGGGAGCCGTGCCTGGCTCGAGGGCATGCTCGACCCCGAACAATTCGGGTCGCCAGCCTACTTCGGCGGCACATCACACCGACGGGGGGCGATGTCGCGCGTGGTTGAGCGCAGGATCGCAAATTATGACGACAGCCAGGTGGCTCAACTGCAACGGGTCATCAAAGCTCTCTCCGCTGAGGCGCAGCTGCCAAGCCAAGCGCTACTCGACGCAAGCGACTCTCGAGAGATCGAACAAGGGCGACTCGACATGAGCAGCGAGAGCATCGGATGCACGGATTGCCACGTCTTCCATGGTGTGAATCAGGAACAGCGCGGCCCCGAGCTTACCGGATGGGGGTCACGGACCTGGATGCTCGGCATGCTTCACGACCCGGGGCACGCTGACTACTACGGCGAAGACAATGACGACATGCCCGCATTCGGCATGGACGAAATCCTCACCGAGGCAGAGATGGCCCTCGTCGTCGACT is a window of Longimicrobiales bacterium DNA encoding:
- a CDS encoding GMC family oxidoreductase, which codes for MSARRTRQVETDVLIIGGGISAAMVAEKLTANTDDNVLIVEAGQHSTPTDQRARARQRYIDYGENPWHNDHIDDQHPMGIMSRSMAVGGQALHWGGTVPRYSPEDFQLQSTFGVHEDWPITYDDLDPYYQEAEERMGVSGMQGPSALDPRGAPYPMRHVPLTWTLERLQEWIEGADIPIWANPVAKNTEPYNGRNVCARCDTCNICPTGAKYSPDFTFAQLLAAERIRLQTGTLIRRLELEAGSDRILAAIGRSYDDPDTDIVYRARKFVLAGGYTWSPHLLMLSANDRFPDGLANSSGTLGRYMTGHRAVSATVELPMRLLPGMYYGHSLISKYFQRPQLPGGPGLSNGRYVRSDFRVWESATGRGPRMRGSDGQLMLGDEVMADWRSRTATGTARLRSYYDVIPDRSSRIVLDSSRKNRFGDPMPNLEFVDAPVSRDLRAHTEDRLSENFERVARAGGGRVLRTSVDSTQDHPAGGCRMGDDPGTSVVDSWGRAHDHENLFVVGAPTHVSGGCNNGTLTFSALSLRAAEEIGRG
- a CDS encoding Rieske 2Fe-2S domain-containing protein, with amino-acid sequence MDEETQNPPVQPRRTFLAGMSAVFVGTVAALVPVLSGATSLLDPLRRKRNEAGMSRVTTLAVLPNDGTPKKFTITADLTDAWTIHRDAPIGAVYLRKVGEDVHALNVVCPHAGCFVGIAKDRPGFTCPCHKSSFDLAGVIDDPASPSPRDMDSLQVEVRNGDEIWVRFQSFQAGHTVKTPVQ
- a CDS encoding cytochrome b N-terminal domain-containing protein, with product MRALLDWFDDRTGARTLLRAVLFERIPGGARWRYVWGSTLTFAIVVQFVTGLVLWASYSANAQGAWESVYFIQHQMLGGWVLRGIHHYMAQATIILLVVHLMQVVIDGAYRAPREVNFWFGLGLLLVVLGLSLTGYLLPWDQKGYWATKVATNIAAMTPVVGESLQRLLIGGVDYGHLTLTRFFALHAGVLPGLLVLMIVGHVYLFRRHGVTTANTKDAPDGMFWPEQVLRDGVASLAVMLAVLAVVWATGGADLGAPADPTEPYAAARPEWYFLFLFQWLKYFPAGLEVVGAHLVPGLVFTVLAAMPIIARWRWGHRFNLATLAALLVTMAGLTRLAMIQDGADPEYAAATAESHAQAERMDILVTAQHGIPAAGGLALLRADPLTQGPRIFSTHCSGCHRVDGLDGLGGTPTDTQSAPDLAGFGSRAWLEGMLDPEQFGSPAYFGGTSHRRGAMSRVVERRIANYDDSQVAQLQRVIKALSAEAQLPSQALLDASDSREIEQGRLDMSSESIGCTDCHVFHGVNQEQRGPELTGWGSRTWMLGMLHDPGHADYYGEDNDDMPAFGMDEILTEAEMALVVDWLRGVWVREGDDATAQSRGDDVGGT